Proteins encoded by one window of Acidipropionibacterium virtanenii:
- a CDS encoding sensor histidine kinase produces MSTRTSPLRRLLGGGAVEVGLALLLLAMDVVPFRPGNEAVVALLVELAACVGAALTAWHPRIGAVIACVGFGGLALLPDDLVGMTLYAPMIVILSCAWHEEFWTAAATSLWGYVVSLWMSFNNTTTLAEDAQATVLWLGFYALPWVIGLALRNTEVSERRRLVARAENQRREIAAELHDNVTHELALITMAAENARIDPGIDRDSALTDIAARSRRSSVYVTNFVKLLRVGRTSPAVSFSQELQRGHDALSNAGFNLDIYTDCDVETISPVISNAMGRISHEAINNIIRHGNPSEPCEVSVKASRTRLAVSFRNATESVYDGDDLGIIGMRERAEGINGTLETRLSDGYWSATVSIPITMTDDGIS; encoded by the coding sequence ATGAGCACCCGGACCAGCCCCCTACGTCGCCTCCTGGGTGGCGGAGCCGTGGAGGTGGGTTTGGCACTTCTGCTGCTCGCCATGGACGTCGTGCCCTTCCGGCCGGGCAACGAGGCCGTGGTCGCCCTGTTGGTGGAACTGGCAGCCTGCGTCGGCGCGGCACTCACGGCCTGGCATCCCCGCATCGGGGCCGTGATCGCCTGCGTCGGCTTCGGCGGTCTGGCGCTGCTGCCCGACGACCTAGTTGGCATGACCCTCTATGCCCCGATGATCGTCATCCTGTCGTGCGCCTGGCATGAGGAGTTCTGGACCGCGGCGGCGACATCACTGTGGGGATATGTCGTGTCCCTGTGGATGTCCTTCAACAACACAACGACGCTGGCGGAGGATGCGCAGGCCACCGTGCTGTGGCTCGGCTTCTACGCCCTTCCATGGGTGATCGGCCTGGCTCTGCGCAACACCGAGGTCTCCGAACGTCGACGTCTCGTCGCCCGTGCCGAGAATCAGCGCCGGGAGATCGCCGCCGAGTTGCACGACAACGTCACCCATGAGTTGGCCCTCATCACCATGGCGGCCGAGAATGCACGCATCGACCCCGGGATCGATCGCGACTCGGCACTGACCGATATCGCAGCCCGGAGCCGGCGCAGCTCGGTCTATGTCACGAATTTCGTCAAACTGCTGCGCGTGGGTCGCACCTCACCCGCGGTCTCCTTCTCCCAGGAACTCCAGCGGGGCCATGACGCCCTCTCGAACGCCGGCTTCAATCTGGACATCTACACCGATTGTGACGTCGAGACCATCTCCCCGGTGATATCGAATGCAATGGGCCGTATCAGCCATGAGGCGATCAACAACATCATCCGGCACGGAAATCCGTCCGAACCGTGCGAAGTCAGTGTGAAAGCGTCGAGGACCAGGCTCGCCGTCTCGTTCAGGAATGCCACGGAGTCCGTTTACGACGGAGACGATCTTGGCATCATCGGCATGCGAGAACGGGCCGAGGGGATCAACGGCACCCTCGAGACCCGTCTGTCGGACGGCTACTGGTCGGCGACGGTGTCAATCCCGATCACCATGACCGACGACGGCATCTCCTGA
- a CDS encoding type II toxin-antitoxin system RelB/DinJ family antitoxin: MPATTLNIRIDPELKEQVDQVARSLGLSSSAAFNIFARQFVAYRGFPFPVVAPVPTEADFSRQMDAVFDRMRAGHSQEHNPIEEPR; the protein is encoded by the coding sequence ATGCCTGCAACCACCCTCAACATTCGTATCGATCCTGAGCTCAAGGAACAGGTGGATCAGGTCGCCAGGAGCCTGGGGCTCTCGTCCTCGGCGGCGTTCAACATCTTCGCACGGCAGTTCGTCGCCTACCGTGGGTTCCCCTTCCCGGTCGTCGCCCCGGTACCGACGGAGGCGGACTTCAGCCGTCAGATGGACGCGGTTTTCGACCGTATGAGGGCCGGACATAGCCAAGAGCACAATCCCATCGAAGAGCCGCGTTGA
- a CDS encoding FAD-binding oxidoreductase, giving the protein MTALATDPAPASVAALRAALPGVVLDDSPTALAAHRTDRSAMPGDPNPLVVARPASTEQVSQLLAYANAHRIPVVPQGTRTGVAGAASAVDGAILLDLTAMDRIVGIDADDMIAVAQPGVIVSDLAAAAASRGLFYAPDPASAQISTLGGNVATNAGGMRCIKYGVTRESVRSLEVVLADGTILRTRPNTIKTVGGLDLTGLIVGSEGTLAVITEITVKLLPAPGPERGVLGLFPSVAQGLAATNRIASGSRTPARLEFMDGRCLEAIRKHIPDAPVPAEANAWALAVTDARDGAEEDLTSFEEIFTDAGATTVQRATSAEELEAILEARRQLQPSARGLLGGSVEGDIAVPRSALAAFSAGVAEVENAYDVTIALGGHVGDGNLHPIVAYTPAEGARARADEAVMTLSRLAQELGGTMSGEHGVGLEKLPALDTEMAPAALDLQRRIKALFDPNGILNPGKKY; this is encoded by the coding sequence ATGACCGCACTTGCCACGGATCCCGCGCCCGCTTCGGTCGCCGCACTGCGTGCCGCCCTTCCCGGCGTCGTGCTCGACGACTCCCCCACCGCCCTCGCCGCACACCGCACCGACCGTTCGGCGATGCCCGGCGACCCGAACCCCCTGGTGGTGGCCCGGCCGGCGTCGACGGAACAGGTGTCGCAGCTGCTGGCATACGCCAACGCCCATCGGATCCCGGTCGTCCCGCAGGGCACCCGCACCGGCGTGGCGGGGGCGGCGTCAGCCGTCGACGGGGCGATCCTGCTGGACCTCACCGCGATGGACCGGATCGTCGGCATCGACGCCGACGACATGATCGCGGTGGCCCAGCCCGGTGTCATCGTCTCCGACCTTGCTGCGGCCGCCGCGAGCCGGGGCCTGTTCTACGCCCCCGATCCGGCGTCGGCGCAGATCTCCACACTGGGCGGCAATGTGGCCACCAATGCCGGCGGGATGCGCTGCATCAAGTACGGCGTGACCCGCGAGTCGGTGCGGTCCTTGGAGGTGGTGCTGGCCGACGGCACGATCCTGCGCACCCGCCCCAACACCATCAAGACCGTCGGCGGGCTGGATCTCACCGGGCTCATCGTGGGCTCGGAGGGGACTCTGGCGGTCATCACCGAGATCACCGTCAAGCTACTGCCGGCGCCGGGACCCGAGCGCGGCGTGCTGGGGCTTTTCCCCTCCGTCGCGCAGGGACTCGCCGCCACCAACCGGATCGCATCGGGATCACGCACCCCGGCCCGGCTGGAGTTCATGGACGGCCGGTGCCTGGAGGCCATCCGCAAGCACATTCCCGATGCCCCAGTCCCCGCCGAGGCGAACGCGTGGGCGCTCGCGGTCACCGATGCCCGCGATGGAGCCGAGGAGGACCTGACGAGTTTCGAGGAGATCTTCACCGACGCCGGGGCGACGACGGTGCAGCGGGCCACCAGCGCCGAGGAGCTGGAGGCCATTCTGGAGGCCAGGCGCCAGCTCCAGCCGAGCGCCCGTGGACTGCTCGGCGGGTCGGTGGAGGGCGATATCGCGGTGCCCCGCAGTGCACTGGCTGCCTTCAGTGCAGGAGTCGCCGAGGTGGAGAACGCCTACGACGTCACGATCGCCCTGGGCGGGCATGTGGGCGACGGCAATCTGCACCCGATCGTGGCGTACACGCCGGCCGAGGGGGCCCGGGCGAGGGCCGATGAGGCGGTCATGACGCTGAGCCGGCTGGCCCAGGAGCTGGGCGGGACGATGTCGGGCGAGCACGGCGTGGGGCTGGAGAAGCTGCCCGCCCTGGACACCGAGATGGCTCCAGCGGCCCTGGACCTGCAGCGCCGGATCAAGGCGCTTTTCGACCCGAACGGCATCCTCAACCCGGGCAAGAAGTACTGA